A genomic region of Kribbella sp. NBC_00382 contains the following coding sequences:
- a CDS encoding class I SAM-dependent methyltransferase, whose protein sequence is MTETLPLTGERTAPGIWHENYWFARHEAAYRWITANWLTSETGRVLDAGCGEGYGADLLHRAGARQVFGLDYEGTTLRHVAKAYPQVNLVQGNLVQTAFADGAFDLLVSLQTIEHLWEQPRFVTECARITAPGATIVLSTPNRLTFPSGNWYHTKELTGPEFVELVAADLEVVETLGLWHGEKLTEWEQTNGSAVDAQLASDHAQWPADLVELVTETSYDDFVIRAGELDDSLDLIVVARPRIT, encoded by the coding sequence GTGACCGAGACGTTACCGCTCACCGGTGAAAGAACAGCCCCCGGGATCTGGCATGAGAACTACTGGTTCGCGCGCCACGAGGCCGCCTATCGCTGGATCACGGCGAATTGGCTTACTTCTGAGACCGGCCGCGTCCTCGACGCCGGCTGCGGCGAGGGGTACGGCGCGGACCTGCTGCACCGGGCCGGAGCCAGGCAGGTGTTCGGTCTCGACTATGAAGGTACGACGCTTCGGCACGTCGCGAAGGCTTATCCACAAGTCAATCTGGTGCAGGGCAATCTCGTCCAGACAGCCTTCGCCGACGGGGCCTTCGATCTGCTCGTGTCGCTGCAGACGATCGAACACCTCTGGGAGCAGCCGCGGTTCGTCACCGAGTGCGCGCGGATCACGGCGCCCGGCGCGACCATCGTCCTGAGCACCCCCAACCGGCTGACCTTTCCGAGCGGCAACTGGTACCACACCAAGGAACTCACCGGCCCGGAGTTCGTCGAGCTGGTGGCAGCGGACCTGGAGGTCGTCGAGACCCTCGGCCTCTGGCACGGCGAGAAGCTGACCGAGTGGGAGCAGACGAACGGCTCGGCCGTCGACGCACAGCTCGCCTCGGATCACGCGCAATGGCCGGCCGACCTGGTCGAGTTGGTGACGGAGACCAGCTACGACGACTTCGTGATCCGGGCCGGCGAGCTCGATGACAGTCTCGACCTCATCGTCGTCGCCCGGCCCCGGATCACCTAG
- a CDS encoding ABC transporter substrate-binding protein, which yields MRIPSVLAGLTLAALALAGCGGNSGGAGDAKVPDDPAKVKGDLTYAIWDVNQQPAMQQIVKAFNQKYPDVKVSISLATFDQYFTKLKTQGSSNNLPDVFWMNGPNFQLFASNKQLATLDGLIGAKQVDPANYPKALDDLYTLDGKQYGVPKDYDTIALWYNKKLFADAKVAAPTADWTWNDYKAAAVKLKAALGSKGIWASGDNLGNQSDFYPAMLSNGGYVIKDGKSGYGDPKSIEALQFWSDMVKGGYTPTAAQNAETKSQDRFFDGKAAMMWNGNWVVSAALKSPYKNDFSVVPLPKAPNGGRKTVIHGIANVMSAKTKNPEAAAAFLAFLGGKDAALIQAKAGAANPAYTGTQTDFVNSAPQYNLKTYIEAAEQYSEPYPVSKDTGVWNQLETDDLIAAFGGTKPMSEVGPQVATKMDEALGKEK from the coding sequence ATGCGAATTCCATCTGTCCTGGCCGGGCTCACCCTGGCAGCGCTCGCCCTGGCCGGCTGCGGAGGCAACTCCGGCGGCGCGGGCGACGCGAAGGTTCCCGACGATCCGGCGAAGGTGAAGGGCGACCTCACCTACGCGATCTGGGACGTCAACCAGCAGCCCGCGATGCAGCAGATCGTCAAGGCGTTCAACCAGAAGTACCCGGACGTGAAGGTGTCGATCTCGCTGGCCACCTTCGACCAGTACTTCACCAAGCTCAAGACGCAGGGCTCGTCGAACAACCTGCCCGACGTGTTCTGGATGAACGGACCCAACTTCCAGCTGTTCGCCTCGAACAAGCAGCTCGCCACCCTCGACGGGCTGATCGGGGCCAAGCAGGTCGACCCGGCCAACTACCCCAAGGCGCTCGACGACCTCTACACGCTCGACGGCAAGCAGTACGGCGTACCGAAGGACTACGACACGATCGCACTTTGGTACAACAAGAAGCTCTTCGCCGATGCCAAGGTCGCGGCGCCTACGGCCGACTGGACCTGGAACGACTACAAGGCTGCCGCGGTGAAGCTCAAGGCGGCGCTCGGCTCCAAGGGCATCTGGGCCAGTGGTGACAATCTCGGCAACCAGTCCGACTTCTACCCGGCGATGCTGAGCAACGGCGGCTACGTGATCAAGGACGGCAAGTCCGGATACGGCGATCCGAAGTCGATCGAGGCGCTGCAGTTCTGGTCCGACATGGTCAAGGGCGGCTACACCCCGACCGCCGCGCAGAACGCCGAGACCAAGAGCCAGGACCGGTTCTTCGACGGCAAGGCCGCGATGATGTGGAACGGCAACTGGGTCGTCTCGGCCGCGCTCAAGTCACCGTACAAGAACGACTTCAGTGTGGTGCCGTTGCCGAAGGCCCCCAACGGCGGTCGCAAGACGGTGATCCACGGCATCGCCAACGTGATGAGCGCCAAGACGAAGAACCCGGAGGCGGCAGCGGCGTTCCTCGCCTTCCTCGGTGGCAAGGACGCGGCGCTGATCCAGGCCAAGGCCGGCGCGGCGAACCCGGCGTACACGGGAACGCAGACGGACTTCGTCAACAGCGCGCCGCAGTACAACCTGAAGACCTACATCGAGGCGGCCGAGCAGTACTCCGAGCCGTACCCGGTCTCGAAGGACACCGGCGTCTGGAACCAGCTCGAGACCGACGACCTGATCGCGGCCTTCGGCGGCACCAAGCCGATGTCCGAGGTCGGCCCCCAGGTCGCGACCAAGATGGACGAGGCGCTGGGCAAGGAAAAGTGA
- a CDS encoding carbohydrate ABC transporter permease: MSKDGKWPWVFVLPTFLGVLVFYLWPLVKTLYDSFTETGPFGGATWVGIANYSQLVGDSQVYRAVVNTVVYTAIVLLGIPIAVLFASLLNRPGLKGAMVYRTLFFLPYVAMPTAISLVWRIIYNGEYGVLNQALGVFGIDGPSWITEPWFALIAVALLGLWMSIGFNLIVLSAGLKGIPGELYEAASLDGAGRSQQFRSITVPLLTPSIFFLSVITTIAGFQLFDQLFALLGPTNPVMPKTQSLVFLFYDAAFVGNERGYAAAVAVLILAVVGLLTLFQFRLQRRWVSYD; the protein is encoded by the coding sequence GTGAGCAAGGACGGCAAGTGGCCTTGGGTCTTTGTGCTGCCGACCTTCTTGGGTGTTCTGGTCTTCTATTTGTGGCCGCTGGTCAAGACGCTCTACGACAGCTTCACGGAGACGGGGCCGTTCGGTGGTGCGACCTGGGTGGGCATCGCCAACTACAGCCAGCTGGTCGGTGACTCGCAGGTTTACCGGGCAGTCGTCAACACGGTCGTCTACACGGCGATCGTGCTGCTCGGGATCCCGATCGCGGTGCTGTTCGCCAGCCTGCTGAACCGGCCGGGGCTGAAGGGCGCGATGGTCTATCGCACGCTCTTCTTCCTCCCGTACGTCGCGATGCCGACGGCGATCTCGCTGGTCTGGCGAATCATCTACAACGGCGAGTACGGCGTACTGAACCAGGCGCTCGGCGTGTTCGGGATCGACGGACCGTCCTGGATCACCGAGCCGTGGTTCGCGCTGATCGCGGTCGCCTTGCTGGGGCTGTGGATGTCGATCGGGTTCAACCTGATCGTCTTGTCGGCCGGGCTGAAGGGTATTCCGGGCGAGCTCTACGAGGCGGCCTCGCTGGATGGCGCGGGCCGGTCGCAGCAGTTCCGGTCGATCACCGTGCCGTTGCTGACGCCGTCGATCTTCTTCCTGTCGGTGATCACCACGATCGCCGGGTTCCAACTCTTCGACCAGCTGTTCGCGTTGCTCGGGCCGACCAATCCGGTGATGCCCAAGACGCAGTCGCTGGTCTTCCTGTTCTACGACGCGGCCTTCGTCGGCAACGAACGCGGGTACGCCGCGGCGGTCGCAGTACTGATCCTGGCGGTGGTCGGGTTGCTGACCCTGTTCCAGTTCCGGCTGCAGCGAAGGTGGGTGAGCTATGACTAA
- a CDS encoding Gfo/Idh/MocA family protein produces MSDSDLTVGLIGAGNIAHVHVAAWQALGARVLVHSAAGAEELVARYGLEFAPTLDGLLAEVDFVDIVTPSATHKEIALAAIKAGRHVICEKPLALRASDAHELSEAAAAAGVRIYPAHVVRYFPEYVAAHSAVKEGRIGKVAVARFFRQASSPAGAGWYRDVARSGGVIMDLMVHDLDQARWLCGEVTSVYAVQSPPNVDGISPVNVAAHVTLTHEGGAISHLRATWGATGTPFKTGFSIAGSSGVLEYTSGKETGYAEELQGEAVGGDLLIPSSTLFESPYLTQLRELSSALRGGAVPRVDAADGAAAVYLAEAARESMATGRTVDMTTFNPAGVPA; encoded by the coding sequence ATGTCTGACTCTGACCTGACGGTCGGGCTGATCGGCGCGGGCAACATCGCGCACGTTCACGTCGCGGCCTGGCAGGCGCTCGGCGCGCGGGTGCTCGTGCACTCGGCCGCCGGCGCCGAGGAACTCGTCGCTCGCTACGGATTGGAGTTCGCTCCGACGCTTGACGGGCTGCTCGCGGAGGTGGACTTCGTCGACATCGTCACGCCGTCGGCGACGCACAAGGAGATCGCACTGGCGGCGATCAAGGCCGGCCGGCACGTGATCTGCGAGAAGCCGCTCGCTCTGCGGGCCAGTGACGCGCACGAGCTCTCCGAGGCGGCCGCGGCTGCCGGCGTACGGATCTACCCGGCGCATGTGGTCCGGTACTTCCCGGAGTACGTCGCTGCGCACTCCGCCGTCAAAGAAGGGCGGATCGGAAAGGTGGCCGTCGCTCGCTTCTTCCGGCAGGCGTCGTCACCAGCCGGCGCCGGCTGGTACCGCGATGTCGCCCGCTCCGGCGGCGTCATCATGGACCTGATGGTGCACGACCTCGACCAGGCCCGCTGGCTGTGCGGCGAGGTGACCAGCGTGTACGCCGTGCAGAGCCCGCCGAACGTGGACGGGATCAGCCCGGTCAACGTGGCGGCCCATGTGACGCTGACCCACGAGGGTGGCGCTATCAGTCACCTGCGCGCGACCTGGGGCGCCACCGGGACCCCGTTCAAGACCGGCTTCTCGATCGCAGGCTCCTCCGGGGTGCTCGAGTACACCTCCGGCAAGGAGACCGGGTACGCCGAGGAGCTCCAGGGCGAGGCCGTTGGGGGAGACCTGCTGATCCCGTCTTCGACTCTGTTCGAGAGCCCGTACCTGACCCAGTTGCGTGAGCTCTCCTCTGCCCTGCGTGGTGGCGCTGTACCGCGAGTAGATGCGGCTGATGGCGCCGCGGCCGTCTACCTGGCCGAGGCTGCTCGTGAGTCGATGGCAACAGGTCGCACTGTCGACATGACTACCTTCAACCCGGCAGGAGTACCCGCATGA
- a CDS encoding carbohydrate ABC transporter permease gives MTKRADQQRLGSNRLAHVVLVIGSLVMMFPFLWQLKLAFSSNAEIQAVPPNLLPKGLEWSNFTEVFQRLPFLDQFWVSVAVTLGRTVGQLVLCSMAGYAFARMSFRFKGLMLALILSILMVPSQVYLIPQYQIIQRLGWLDTIQGIIAPGVFSAFGTFLMMQFFRTIPVELEEAARLDGCNPWQTFWKVVLPVAKPGLISLAIITVLASWADLLWPLVVTSSPDEMPLAVGLATLAGYQGSISPGVMMAAALMAMLPILILFVVLQRRVVEGIAFSGLK, from the coding sequence ATGACTAAGCGTGCGGACCAGCAGCGGCTGGGCAGCAACCGGCTCGCGCACGTGGTGCTCGTCATCGGCAGCCTGGTGATGATGTTCCCGTTCCTGTGGCAGCTCAAGCTGGCGTTCTCCAGCAACGCCGAGATCCAGGCGGTACCGCCGAACCTGCTGCCCAAGGGCCTGGAGTGGAGCAACTTCACCGAGGTGTTCCAGCGGCTGCCGTTCCTGGACCAGTTCTGGGTGTCGGTCGCGGTCACCCTCGGCCGTACGGTCGGGCAGCTCGTACTGTGCTCGATGGCCGGCTATGCGTTCGCGCGGATGTCGTTCCGGTTCAAGGGGCTGATGCTCGCGCTGATCCTGTCGATCCTGATGGTGCCGAGTCAGGTGTACCTGATCCCGCAGTACCAGATCATCCAGCGGCTCGGCTGGCTGGACACCATCCAGGGCATCATCGCGCCGGGTGTCTTCAGCGCGTTCGGGACCTTCCTGATGATGCAGTTCTTCCGGACGATCCCGGTCGAGCTGGAGGAGGCCGCGCGGCTGGACGGCTGCAACCCGTGGCAGACCTTCTGGAAGGTCGTCCTGCCCGTCGCCAAGCCAGGACTGATCTCGCTGGCGATCATCACCGTGCTCGCGTCGTGGGCCGATCTGCTCTGGCCGCTGGTGGTCACCTCCTCGCCAGATGAGATGCCTCTTGCCGTGGGCCTGGCGACCCTGGCTGGATATCAGGGCAGCATCTCGCCAGGAGTGATGATGGCGGCGGCCCTGATGGCGATGTTGCCGATCCTGATCCTCTTCGTCGTACTGCAGCGTCGCGTCGTCGAAGGCATTGCATTCTCCGGACTCAAGTAG
- a CDS encoding Gfo/Idh/MocA family protein: MTVLKVAIASFAHTHASSYAGLLGALPDVEVLSSDPDGAAAPDAGPRGAAFAEKVGIPYVDSYDELFAWGPDAVVVTSENALHRGLVERAAAAGAHVLCEKPLATEVADGEAMLAACEAAGVILMTAYPVRFAPSYGRLRASVEAGRLGDVFAVAGTNNGKIPYAQRQWFTDAALAGGGALVDHTVHCADLIDGLTGGSEAVRVHAVANHVLHQDKGVSVETGGLVTITYDNGLLATIDCSWSVPDNGPTWGGVTLQVTGTNGSVEIAPFQSHVGGTDASGEVFLAVGGNLDSMMLGEFLSAVRASGKAVPGTTPAVVPQPDGAVGLRTLRIVDAARRSVAAGQPVDV, translated from the coding sequence ATGACGGTTCTGAAGGTAGCGATCGCGTCCTTCGCGCACACCCACGCTTCGTCGTACGCCGGGTTGCTCGGCGCTCTGCCCGACGTCGAGGTGCTGTCCTCGGACCCCGATGGCGCTGCGGCCCCCGACGCCGGTCCCCGTGGCGCTGCGTTCGCCGAGAAGGTTGGCATTCCCTACGTCGACTCCTACGACGAGCTGTTTGCCTGGGGCCCCGATGCGGTCGTGGTGACCTCGGAGAACGCGCTGCACCGCGGACTGGTCGAGCGGGCGGCCGCTGCCGGGGCGCATGTGCTCTGCGAGAAGCCGCTGGCGACTGAGGTGGCGGATGGCGAGGCCATGCTGGCTGCTTGCGAGGCAGCCGGGGTGATCCTCATGACGGCGTACCCGGTGCGCTTCGCGCCGTCGTACGGGCGGCTGCGGGCTTCTGTAGAGGCTGGCCGGCTCGGCGACGTGTTTGCGGTAGCGGGGACGAACAACGGGAAGATCCCGTACGCCCAGCGGCAGTGGTTCACCGACGCCGCGCTGGCCGGCGGAGGAGCGCTGGTCGACCACACCGTGCACTGCGCCGACCTCATCGACGGCCTGACCGGTGGCTCGGAGGCTGTGCGGGTCCATGCCGTCGCCAACCACGTGCTGCACCAGGACAAGGGTGTGTCGGTGGAGACCGGCGGCCTAGTCACCATCACGTACGACAACGGGCTGCTGGCAACCATCGACTGCTCCTGGAGCGTGCCGGACAACGGACCGACCTGGGGTGGCGTGACGCTGCAGGTGACGGGTACGAACGGCTCGGTGGAGATAGCGCCGTTCCAGTCGCATGTCGGCGGTACGGACGCTTCCGGCGAGGTCTTCCTCGCAGTGGGCGGCAACCTCGACTCGATGATGCTCGGCGAGTTCCTGAGCGCAGTACGGGCATCTGGCAAAGCAGTGCCCGGTACTACGCCGGCAGTGGTCCCGCAGCCCGACGGTGCAGTCGGCCTGCGGACGCTCCGCATCGTGGATGCTGCCCGCCGATCTGTCGCCGCCGGGCAGCCCGTCGACGTCTAG
- a CDS encoding enoyl-CoA hydratase/isomerase family protein: protein MGEFVNLTVADGVGTIRLDRPKMNALNVQVQDEIRDAALAATADDAVRAVVVYGGERVFAAGADIKEMADMSYADMVKRSGPLQAALSAVAAIPKPTVAAITGYALGGGCELALCADYRIAADDAKLGQPEVLLGVIPGAGGTQRLSRLVGPSKAKDIIFTGRFVDAAESLQIGLVDKVVPAAEVYQAAVAWAGQFSRGAALALRAAKEAIDAGLGVDLHTGLEIERQQFAALFATEDRTIGMKSFVENGPGKAEFKGI from the coding sequence ATGGGTGAGTTCGTCAACCTGACCGTGGCCGACGGGGTCGGCACGATCCGGCTGGACCGGCCGAAGATGAACGCGCTCAACGTGCAGGTCCAGGACGAGATCCGCGACGCCGCGCTGGCGGCGACCGCGGACGACGCGGTGCGGGCCGTCGTGGTCTATGGCGGCGAGCGGGTTTTCGCGGCCGGCGCGGACATCAAGGAGATGGCTGACATGTCGTACGCCGACATGGTCAAGCGCTCCGGTCCGCTGCAGGCTGCGCTGAGCGCGGTCGCCGCCATCCCGAAGCCCACTGTCGCGGCGATCACCGGCTACGCGCTCGGTGGTGGCTGCGAGCTGGCCCTGTGCGCGGACTACCGGATCGCCGCGGATGACGCCAAGCTCGGCCAGCCCGAGGTCCTGCTCGGCGTCATCCCCGGCGCCGGTGGCACACAGCGGCTGTCGCGGCTGGTCGGGCCGTCCAAGGCGAAGGACATCATCTTCACCGGACGCTTCGTGGACGCGGCCGAGTCGCTGCAGATCGGGCTGGTCGACAAGGTCGTACCGGCTGCTGAGGTTTATCAGGCCGCTGTTGCTTGGGCCGGGCAGTTCTCTCGCGGTGCCGCGCTGGCATTGCGGGCCGCCAAGGAGGCGATCGACGCCGGGCTCGGGGTCGATCTGCACACCGGGCTGGAGATCGAGCGGCAGCAGTTCGCGGCATTGTTCGCCACCGAGGACCGCACGATCGGGATGAAGTCTTTTGTCGAGAACGGCCCCGGCAAGGCCGAGTTCAAGGGAATCTGA
- the glgX gene encoding glycogen debranching protein GlgX has product MTEATAAPNELGPSPDPELRLGAVVQSDGTTFSVWAPAAERVELTLISGDGSQRNLDLAHTGEYWTGFVAGVGHGQRYGYRVHGPFDPTHGLRFNPAKLLLDPYARAVDGSLDFASPLIYDSSEGDSAGHVPVGVVVASSEPPPPISRPVPWTETVIYELHTKGFTKLHPDVPEHQRGTYAGLAHPSVIAYLTDLGVTSVELLPIHHFLTEPAIAARGLPNYWGYNSLNYFAPHAPFSSSGSLGEQVAEFKAMVAAFHAAGIEVILDVVYNHTAEGGFDGPTLSFRGLDNRAYYRLTQGGAMYDVTGTGNSVDTSHPQVRRLVMDSLRYWVEEMGVDGFRFDLAVTLIRNERHEVDTVGHPFLAEVAADPVLGRVKLISEPWDVGNFGYQVGNFGTPWSEWNGKYRDSVRDIWRTSSYGVQDLAYRLSGSSDLYGDDGRYPYASINFVTAHDGFTLRDLVSYDHKHNELNREDNRDGTDDNRSWNCGVEGETDDPGVIALRKRQMANLMSTLVLSTGVPMITAGDECGRTQHGNNNPYCQDNETSWFDWSLPSVWSDHLALTKKLLALRAAHPTLRQWHYFSGQPVVPGGRKDLSWIAPHGGEMTENDWHDGNLRTIGMFLAGDAIRGTDADGNVPVDNSFLLALNATAETRDVVVPDESWAPAYEVVLDTSSSGATEVVAGAVVPLAPRCLVLLRAL; this is encoded by the coding sequence GTGACCGAAGCCACCGCCGCCCCGAATGAGCTCGGCCCATCGCCAGATCCGGAGCTCCGGCTGGGCGCGGTGGTCCAGTCCGATGGCACGACCTTCAGCGTCTGGGCGCCGGCCGCCGAGCGGGTCGAGCTGACGCTGATCTCCGGCGACGGGAGCCAGCGCAATCTGGACCTCGCGCACACGGGCGAGTACTGGACCGGGTTCGTCGCGGGAGTCGGGCACGGGCAGCGGTACGGGTACCGGGTGCACGGTCCGTTCGACCCGACGCACGGGCTGCGGTTCAACCCAGCCAAGCTGTTGCTCGACCCGTACGCGCGTGCCGTCGACGGATCACTCGACTTCGCGTCTCCGCTGATCTACGACTCGTCGGAGGGCGACTCGGCTGGGCACGTACCGGTTGGCGTGGTCGTCGCCTCGTCGGAGCCGCCGCCACCCATCAGTCGGCCGGTTCCATGGACCGAGACGGTGATCTACGAGCTCCACACCAAGGGGTTCACCAAGCTGCATCCCGACGTACCGGAGCACCAGCGCGGCACGTACGCCGGACTGGCACACCCGTCCGTCATCGCGTATCTGACCGATCTCGGGGTGACCTCGGTCGAATTGCTGCCTATCCACCACTTCCTGACCGAGCCGGCGATCGCGGCGCGCGGGCTGCCGAACTACTGGGGCTACAACTCGCTCAACTACTTCGCGCCGCATGCTCCGTTCTCGTCATCCGGGTCGCTCGGTGAGCAGGTTGCCGAGTTCAAGGCAATGGTGGCCGCGTTCCATGCGGCGGGGATCGAGGTGATCCTCGACGTCGTCTACAACCACACGGCCGAGGGTGGCTTCGACGGGCCGACGCTGAGCTTCCGTGGGCTCGACAATCGCGCGTACTACCGGCTGACGCAGGGCGGCGCGATGTACGACGTGACCGGGACGGGCAACTCGGTCGACACCTCGCATCCGCAGGTACGGCGACTGGTGATGGACTCGCTGCGGTACTGGGTCGAGGAAATGGGGGTCGACGGGTTCCGGTTCGACCTGGCGGTGACGCTGATCCGCAACGAGCGGCATGAGGTCGACACGGTCGGGCATCCGTTCCTGGCGGAGGTCGCGGCGGATCCGGTGCTCGGGCGGGTCAAGCTGATCTCCGAGCCGTGGGATGTCGGGAACTTCGGCTACCAGGTGGGCAACTTCGGGACGCCTTGGTCGGAGTGGAACGGGAAGTACCGGGACAGCGTGCGCGACATCTGGCGCACCTCGTCGTACGGGGTGCAGGACCTCGCGTACCGGCTCTCGGGATCGAGCGACCTGTACGGCGACGACGGGCGGTACCCGTATGCGTCGATCAACTTCGTCACCGCGCACGACGGGTTCACGCTGCGCGATCTGGTGTCGTACGACCACAAGCACAACGAGCTCAACCGCGAGGACAATCGCGACGGGACCGACGACAACCGCTCCTGGAACTGTGGTGTCGAGGGCGAGACGGACGATCCTGGCGTGATTGCGTTGCGCAAGCGGCAGATGGCGAACCTGATGTCGACGCTGGTGCTGTCGACCGGCGTGCCGATGATCACGGCCGGCGACGAGTGCGGCCGGACGCAGCACGGCAACAACAATCCGTACTGCCAGGACAACGAGACCTCGTGGTTCGACTGGTCGCTGCCATCGGTCTGGTCGGATCATCTGGCTTTGACCAAGAAGCTGCTGGCGTTGCGGGCCGCGCATCCGACCTTGCGGCAATGGCACTACTTCTCTGGTCAGCCGGTGGTGCCGGGTGGGCGCAAGGATCTTTCGTGGATCGCGCCGCACGGCGGTGAAATGACCGAGAACGACTGGCACGACGGGAATCTGCGCACGATCGGGATGTTCCTGGCCGGCGACGCGATCCGCGGAACCGATGCCGACGGCAACGTTCCGGTGGACAACTCGTTCCTGCTCGCGCTCAACGCGACGGCCGAGACGCGGGACGTCGTCGTACCGGACGAGTCCTGGGCGCCGGCGTACGAGGTCGTGCTGGACACGAGCTCGAGCGGCGCGACCGAGGTGGTCGCGGGCGCCGTCGTACCGCTCGCTCCTCGCTGCCTGGTGTTGCTCCGCGCGCTCTGA
- a CDS encoding acyltransferase, with product MRLLTAANLRWVVRHRAWTPYYLKRYWRFGWFKLRHPQVITEGFVFLGKKLEIVARPGHGRLILGQWVHLGDETRLRAHEGTLRIGDKVVFARDVTVNCYLDIEIGASTLIADGTYICDFDHKTEDLDLPIKDQGLVKSPVRIGPDCWLATKVTITRGADIGRGVVIGANSVARGNIPAYSVAVGVPAVVVRDRRTRYAADAPRRAYLADLAKSNAETTARLQAGDPPPTKLSAAPSKPAATIKPSSPTPEEDARGNSAGTTGDKADVTKGFSSYSPVGHYVPEVVEEETQRG from the coding sequence ATGCGGTTGTTGACGGCGGCGAATCTGCGCTGGGTGGTGCGCCACCGGGCGTGGACGCCGTACTACCTGAAGCGCTACTGGCGCTTCGGCTGGTTCAAGCTGCGGCATCCGCAGGTGATCACCGAGGGATTCGTCTTCCTCGGCAAGAAGCTGGAGATCGTCGCGCGGCCCGGGCACGGGCGGCTGATCCTCGGCCAATGGGTGCATCTGGGCGACGAGACGCGGCTGCGGGCCCATGAGGGCACCCTGCGGATCGGCGACAAGGTGGTCTTCGCGCGCGACGTCACGGTCAACTGCTACCTGGACATCGAGATCGGCGCGTCGACGCTGATCGCGGACGGTACGTACATCTGCGACTTCGACCACAAGACCGAGGACCTCGACCTCCCGATCAAGGACCAGGGCCTGGTCAAGTCCCCGGTCCGGATCGGCCCCGACTGCTGGCTGGCCACCAAGGTCACCATCACCCGCGGCGCCGACATCGGCCGCGGCGTCGTGATCGGCGCCAACAGCGTTGCCCGAGGCAACATCCCGGCGTACTCCGTAGCCGTCGGCGTCCCCGCCGTGGTGGTCCGAGACCGCCGGACCCGGTACGCCGCAGACGCCCCCCGCCGCGCCTACCTCGCCGACCTAGCCAAATCCAACGCCGAAACCACAGCCCGCCTACAAGCCGGCGACCCGCCCCCGACGAAGCTGTCCGCCGCGCCCAGCAAGCCCGCGGCGACCATAAAACCGTCTTCTCCGACGCCAGAAGAAGACGCGAGGGGTAACAGCGCGGGGACAACTGGTGATAAGGCAGATGTGACCAAGGGGTTCTCAAGTTACTCACCAGTCGGGCACTATGTCCCGGAAGTCGTCGAAGAGGAGACGCAGCGTGGCTGA
- a CDS encoding class I SAM-dependent methyltransferase: MTTSASKPTATAEEVEAAWNDNKLAQVLYHDWEASTYDEKWSISYDERCVDYARDRFTDVAGSDGWPYGKSLEIGAGTGFFTLNLKLAGVLAEAHVTDLSPGMVEAAKRNADTLGFAIEGKVADAEKLPYDDDTFDLVIGHAVIHHIPDVELAFREMLRVLKPGGRFVICGEPTRYGDFVARRLSRFTWWATTNVTKLPALTGWRRSQSELDESSRAAALEAVVDLHTFDPDTLARMAERAGAVDVRTVTEELLAAWVGWPIRTFEAAVPEEKLGFGWRMFAYKSWLQLSKVDKVLSQVVPDELYYNVSITGVAK; the protein is encoded by the coding sequence ATGACCACGTCTGCTTCGAAGCCCACCGCCACCGCCGAAGAGGTCGAGGCCGCGTGGAACGACAACAAGCTCGCCCAGGTGCTCTACCACGACTGGGAAGCGTCGACCTATGACGAGAAGTGGTCGATCTCGTACGACGAACGCTGCGTCGACTACGCCCGGGACCGGTTCACCGACGTGGCCGGGTCCGACGGCTGGCCGTACGGCAAGTCGCTCGAGATCGGCGCCGGCACCGGCTTCTTCACGCTGAACCTGAAGCTGGCCGGAGTACTGGCCGAGGCACACGTCACGGACCTGTCGCCGGGCATGGTCGAGGCGGCCAAGCGCAACGCGGACACGCTCGGGTTCGCGATCGAGGGCAAGGTCGCGGACGCGGAGAAGCTGCCGTACGACGACGACACCTTCGACCTGGTGATCGGGCATGCGGTGATCCACCACATCCCGGACGTCGAGCTGGCGTTCCGCGAGATGCTGCGGGTGCTCAAGCCGGGCGGCCGCTTCGTCATCTGCGGCGAGCCCACCCGGTACGGCGACTTCGTGGCGCGGCGGCTGTCGCGATTCACCTGGTGGGCCACGACCAATGTGACCAAGCTGCCGGCGCTGACCGGGTGGCGTCGGTCCCAGTCGGAGCTCGACGAGTCGTCGCGGGCGGCTGCCCTGGAGGCCGTCGTGGACCTCCACACGTTCGACCCGGACACATTGGCCCGGATGGCTGAGCGGGCTGGGGCTGTCGACGTACGGACTGTGACGGAGGAGCTGCTGGCGGCCTGGGTCGGGTGGCCGATCCGGACGTTCGAGGCGGCGGTACCGGAGGAGAAGCTCGGGTTCGGGTGGCGGATGTTCGCCTACAAGTCCTGGCTGCAACTGTCGAAGGTCGACAAGGTTCTGTCTCAGGTAGTACCCGATGAGCTCTACTACAACGTGTCCATCACCGGAGTCGCTAAGTAG